A region from the Corynebacterium halotolerans YIM 70093 = DSM 44683 genome encodes:
- a CDS encoding LysR family transcriptional regulator has translation MNLPINTYLAQLTGILPALRELGNGETITRTASNLGVSQPALSRAIARCESELSVKLIERAGRGIALTVEGRLLADAAAEALAVFQPALEDVLGERNARPVRLGALRSIAGQLGPLMTRSQLTSNVIISEGSADELLEKLDKGVVDAAIIGPRPNDPRCEWTFLRNQEFVLVVPRDHELAEREAVMLDEVAGESFVAMDAKYTTRDLADELCTEAGISPSITVESDSPHTLRMYVASGLGLCILPDIMASADPTIATVRILRPNGTPATREIGLVKMKARPLPTQVRSALRSLLARPLPVDRRLLTDQGC, from the coding sequence GTGAATCTTCCGATCAACACCTATCTGGCGCAGCTCACCGGCATTCTTCCAGCTCTGCGGGAACTCGGGAACGGCGAAACTATTACACGCACAGCGAGTAATCTGGGGGTTTCCCAGCCCGCACTCAGTAGGGCGATAGCACGGTGCGAATCTGAGTTGTCGGTGAAGTTAATTGAGCGCGCTGGCCGAGGCATCGCCCTTACTGTCGAGGGGCGGCTGCTCGCCGATGCCGCTGCTGAGGCATTGGCAGTTTTCCAACCTGCACTTGAGGATGTGCTGGGCGAACGCAATGCACGTCCGGTTCGCCTGGGCGCGCTCCGCTCAATTGCCGGACAATTGGGGCCGTTAATGACCCGTAGCCAGCTCACTTCTAATGTGATTATCTCCGAGGGCTCCGCGGACGAACTGTTGGAAAAGCTCGATAAGGGTGTCGTCGATGCCGCCATAATTGGGCCTAGGCCTAATGATCCACGATGTGAGTGGACATTTTTGCGGAATCAGGAGTTTGTTCTCGTTGTGCCACGGGATCACGAGCTTGCTGAGCGGGAGGCGGTGATGCTGGATGAGGTGGCAGGCGAGAGCTTCGTTGCGATGGATGCCAAGTACACCACTCGGGATCTCGCCGATGAACTCTGCACTGAGGCGGGGATCTCGCCGTCCATCACTGTCGAGTCCGACAGTCCCCACACACTGCGAATGTACGTTGCTTCTGGACTGGGACTGTGCATTCTTCCGGACATTATGGCCAGCGCGGATCCCACCATCGCCACCGTCCGCATCCTGCGCCCGAACGGCACTCCTGCTACCCGGGAAATCGGACTCGTCAAGATGAAGGCGCGGCCCCTGCCGACCCAGGTGCGCAGTGCATTGCGTTCGCTCTTGGCCAGACCACTGCCGGTTGATCGTCGCCTTTTAACTGATCAGGGGTGCTGA
- a CDS encoding site-specific integrase → MDTTVTQLGVVVTAALRAAGYKESTIGQYLKTIRLLEDFIDARGGIYTSALGAEFAALTTSPRTGRFSAQRRFAYSRAVNVCDSYLRTGEVDLSPRQRGGGGRQPEADAFTMLNAMWEADMSGRGLAPATREAYGRITRSYLGYLEDCGISCLDDATPATVPGFFASLLDHGWAPSSLFWQVANFRPFVKFTGRGDLVDAIGLVGARRSHTIIPVLSDDDAQRLVTACASADTVSRRDAAITLLALMTGLRACDIINLRLTDIDWRAQTISLVQQKTSNPVTLPLPGLLVNPLADYLLTQRPDSNDDHVFLRSLAPHTQLADHASVYRITAETFRKAGITDVKAGTRFLRHNAASRLLRASVPLPTIAAVLGHASQESTNVYMSVDQQRLLDCVLPVPAGARP, encoded by the coding sequence ATGGATACGACCGTCACCCAGCTCGGCGTGGTCGTCACCGCAGCGTTGCGGGCAGCCGGGTACAAGGAATCAACGATCGGCCAGTACCTGAAGACCATCAGGCTCCTCGAAGACTTCATCGACGCCCGTGGCGGGATCTATACATCCGCGTTGGGTGCCGAGTTCGCGGCGCTGACGACAAGCCCGCGCACCGGCAGGTTCAGCGCCCAGAGGCGGTTCGCCTACAGCCGGGCTGTCAATGTGTGCGACTCTTACCTGCGCACCGGCGAAGTGGATTTATCCCCGCGTCAGCGCGGTGGGGGTGGCCGGCAGCCGGAAGCAGACGCCTTCACCATGCTCAACGCCATGTGGGAAGCCGACATGTCCGGTCGTGGGCTGGCGCCCGCGACCCGGGAAGCCTATGGACGAATCACCCGCAGCTATCTCGGGTATCTCGAAGACTGCGGGATTTCCTGTCTTGACGACGCGACCCCGGCTACCGTTCCCGGGTTCTTCGCATCCCTGCTCGATCACGGGTGGGCTCCGTCGTCCTTGTTCTGGCAGGTGGCGAACTTCCGCCCCTTCGTGAAGTTCACCGGCCGTGGGGACCTCGTCGACGCGATCGGTCTCGTCGGCGCCCGCCGCTCACACACGATTATTCCCGTCCTGTCCGATGACGATGCACAACGGCTTGTCACCGCATGCGCGTCTGCGGACACGGTCAGCCGCCGGGATGCGGCGATCACGCTGCTGGCGCTGATGACCGGGCTGCGGGCCTGCGACATCATCAACCTGCGCTTGACCGATATTGATTGGCGGGCCCAGACCATCTCGCTCGTTCAGCAGAAGACGAGCAACCCTGTGACTCTGCCGTTGCCGGGACTGCTGGTTAACCCGCTGGCCGACTACCTACTGACGCAGCGGCCCGACTCGAATGATGATCACGTGTTCCTGCGCAGTCTGGCCCCACACACCCAGCTCGCCGATCATGCATCCGTCTACAGAATCACCGCCGAAACGTTCCGGAAGGCCGGAATCACCGATGTGAAAGCCGGAACACGGTTTCTGCGGCACAACGCCGCCTCACGACTGCTGCGGGCGTCGGTCCCGCTGCCGACGATCGCCGCCGTGCTCGGCCACGCCAGCCAGGAATCGACGAACGTGTACATGAGTGTTGATCAGCAGCGTCTCCTCGACTGCGTGCTGCCAGTTCCGGCAGGAGCCCGGCCATGA
- a CDS encoding tyrosine-type recombinase/integrase, whose protein sequence is MTAEHEFTSAFAADLDGYLAFKEKMGFYGASRIVYLRRFDAYCTRLGRTVFDRATVEGWVIDELQRSSTYRSWMSYIRDFGRWLHTHTQPGAYILSDQWKSSFTRAHPYLLTQDEIDRFFIAAARLEAASPWAWQAAAFFTLMHSAGLRTIEARHLLTDQVDLAGGHIDIIGSKGHRSRRLPLTADVIDVLTACDTTSRAHLGPRTPFFVSSTGKSVTPATVGVIFNRIWDHAGLARPTDGRQPRPYDFRHHFAYANLERWMTNGTDITAMLPYLARYMGHATFDSTYYYVHTSPDFMNAYADITASQSQSLLPEVGFE, encoded by the coding sequence ATGACCGCCGAACACGAGTTCACCAGCGCCTTCGCCGCCGATCTCGACGGGTACCTGGCATTCAAGGAGAAGATGGGATTCTACGGAGCCTCCCGGATCGTGTACCTGCGGCGGTTCGACGCCTACTGCACCCGGCTGGGCCGGACCGTTTTCGACCGTGCCACCGTCGAAGGATGGGTCATCGACGAGCTGCAACGCTCCAGCACGTACCGGTCGTGGATGTCCTATATCCGCGACTTCGGACGGTGGCTGCACACCCACACCCAACCGGGTGCCTACATCTTGTCCGATCAGTGGAAATCCTCGTTCACCCGTGCCCATCCCTACCTGCTCACGCAGGATGAGATCGACCGGTTCTTCATCGCCGCGGCCCGTCTCGAAGCCGCCTCGCCCTGGGCGTGGCAGGCAGCCGCGTTCTTCACGCTCATGCACTCGGCCGGACTCCGGACGATCGAAGCCCGCCACCTGCTGACCGACCAGGTCGACCTGGCCGGCGGTCACATCGACATCATCGGATCCAAGGGCCACCGCAGCCGCCGACTGCCCCTGACCGCCGACGTCATCGACGTCCTGACCGCCTGCGATACGACCTCGCGGGCCCACCTCGGCCCACGAACCCCGTTCTTCGTCTCGTCGACCGGTAAATCGGTCACCCCAGCAACCGTAGGGGTGATATTCAACCGGATCTGGGACCACGCCGGACTGGCCAGGCCCACCGACGGCAGACAGCCCCGGCCCTACGACTTTCGCCACCACTTCGCCTACGCCAACCTCGAACGCTGGATGACCAACGGCACCGACATCACCGCGATGCTGCCGTACCTGGCCCGCTACATGGGACACGCGACCTTCGATTCGACCTACTACTACGTCCACACCTCCCCGGACTTCATGAACGCTTACGCCGACATCACGGCCAGCCAGAGTCAGTCACTGCTGCCGGAGGTCGGTTTCGAATGA
- a CDS encoding tyrosine-type recombinase/integrase, whose protein sequence is MKRDPATDQANVWVFARDFLHAYLPNVRGLSVKTIEAYRISLECFLVFLTDHEHVERAHVTFDHFDRSHLKAWLTWMNTDRGYAPRTITLRLSAIKAFLSYAAAEDLTLIAVHQAAQTLKTPPTAKAPIEYLTDDETRAVLAAHTGKTSKSRRNRMLLILLYDTAARVGEITALTLQNLSLTTPGHVTLTGKRNKTRVVPLSEKTIEHLHVYLAEFHPNPAQLPATRPLFYSLHHGQPTRLSTDTVSAVLKKAAESARDHCPSVPTNIHCHMLRKTKAMDLYQQGIPLPIIMRLLGHENASTTQAFYAFATLDMMRDAITAATPTTDAPARLTEDTLTALYSLR, encoded by the coding sequence ATGAAACGCGACCCCGCCACCGATCAGGCGAACGTGTGGGTCTTCGCCCGGGACTTCCTTCACGCCTATCTGCCCAACGTCCGAGGGCTGTCGGTGAAGACGATCGAAGCCTACCGGATCAGCCTCGAGTGCTTCCTCGTCTTCCTGACCGACCACGAACATGTTGAACGCGCCCACGTCACCTTCGACCACTTCGATCGATCACACCTGAAAGCCTGGCTGACCTGGATGAACACCGATCGTGGCTACGCTCCACGCACGATCACGCTCCGCCTATCCGCGATCAAGGCGTTCTTGTCCTACGCCGCGGCCGAGGACCTCACCCTCATCGCCGTTCACCAGGCCGCGCAGACGCTGAAGACCCCACCCACCGCCAAGGCACCGATCGAGTACCTCACCGACGACGAAACACGAGCAGTTCTTGCCGCGCACACCGGGAAAACCAGCAAATCTCGCCGGAACCGGATGCTGCTCATCCTCCTCTACGACACCGCCGCCCGCGTCGGAGAAATCACCGCCCTGACCCTGCAGAATCTGTCCCTGACCACCCCCGGACACGTCACACTGACCGGCAAACGCAACAAGACCCGCGTGGTGCCCCTGAGCGAGAAAACGATCGAGCACCTGCACGTCTATCTCGCCGAGTTCCACCCGAACCCGGCACAGCTGCCAGCAACCAGACCCCTCTTCTACAGCCTGCACCACGGGCAGCCGACCCGCCTATCGACAGACACCGTATCCGCCGTCCTGAAGAAGGCCGCCGAATCCGCACGCGACCACTGCCCCTCCGTGCCAACGAACATCCACTGCCACATGCTGCGCAAGACCAAGGCCATGGACCTCTACCAACAGGGCATTCCCCTGCCGATCATCATGCGTCTGCTCGGACACGAGAACGCCTCGACCACCCAAGCGTTCTACGCATTCGCGACCCTGGACATGATGCGCGACGCCATCACCGCCGCCACACCCACCACCGATGCCCCGGCCCGCCTCACCGAGGACACGCTCACAGCCCTCTACAGCCTCCGATAA
- the dctP gene encoding TRAP transporter substrate-binding protein DctP: MSVIGGFTQGTRSIYTKDSPVLTPADMDGRKIRVQESDMHIRMIELMGGSATPLSYGEVYTAIQSGVLDGAENNEVSYVTQNHHEVAPFWSDTQHLVGLDYMVMRHDLLEAMSEEDREIFLEEWDKTMVEHTDLWQEETDQAIEAAKAAGATFHEVDREAFNEALAPIRDEFLTTEFQRDLFEQVRAADPEQGSDQ; this comes from the coding sequence ATCTCCGTCATCGGCGGGTTCACCCAGGGCACCCGCAGCATCTACACCAAGGATTCCCCGGTGCTCACGCCGGCGGACATGGACGGCCGGAAGATCCGCGTCCAGGAGTCCGACATGCACATCCGCATGATCGAGCTCATGGGCGGCTCGGCTACCCCGCTGTCCTACGGCGAGGTCTACACCGCCATCCAGTCGGGCGTGCTCGACGGCGCGGAGAACAACGAGGTCAGCTACGTCACCCAGAACCACCACGAGGTCGCACCCTTCTGGAGCGACACCCAGCACCTGGTGGGTCTGGACTACATGGTCATGCGCCACGACCTGCTCGAGGCGATGTCCGAGGAGGACCGTGAGATCTTCCTCGAGGAGTGGGACAAGACCATGGTCGAGCACACCGATCTGTGGCAGGAGGAGACCGATCAGGCCATTGAGGCCGCCAAGGCCGCCGGCGCCACCTTCCACGAGGTCGACCGCGAGGCCTTCAACGAGGCGCTGGCCCCCATCCGGGACGAGTTCCTCACCACGGAATTCCAGCGCGACCTCTTCGAGCAGGTCCGCGCCGCCGATCCGGAGCAGGGGAGTGACCAGTGA
- a CDS encoding TRAP transporter small permease, whose amino-acid sequence MTTTKFVLSRLLGVLSVILFAVLVCVTVWQVFTRQVLNDPSTWSEELSKILFVWLSFIGSAFLFGERGHIAVDFVARKFPSAVQKALAVFVQVVIIFFALVAMVWGGYLAASIAWSQNLTALPLNIGWVYVIIPIAGVFIAIFALIDLISIATGKEPPYPDIEEPEEPVNLEDAEDTSQVVLDEGGRK is encoded by the coding sequence GTGACCACCACCAAGTTCGTGCTCTCCCGGCTCCTGGGTGTCCTCAGCGTCATCCTCTTCGCGGTGCTCGTGTGCGTGACCGTGTGGCAGGTGTTCACCCGTCAGGTCCTCAATGACCCGTCCACCTGGTCCGAGGAACTGTCGAAGATCCTGTTCGTCTGGCTGTCCTTCATCGGCTCGGCCTTCCTCTTCGGCGAGCGCGGCCACATCGCCGTCGATTTCGTCGCCCGCAAGTTCCCGTCGGCAGTACAGAAGGCGCTGGCGGTGTTCGTCCAGGTGGTCATCATCTTCTTCGCGCTCGTCGCGATGGTCTGGGGCGGCTACCTCGCGGCCTCGATCGCCTGGAGCCAGAACCTCACGGCCCTGCCGCTCAACATCGGCTGGGTGTACGTCATCATCCCGATCGCCGGCGTGTTCATCGCGATCTTCGCACTCATCGACCTGATCTCGATAGCGACCGGAAAGGAACCGCCCTATCCGGACATCGAAGAACCTGAGGAACCCGTGAACCTGGAGGACGCGGAAGACACCAGCCAGGTCGTCCTCGACGAAGGAGGCCGCAAATAA
- a CDS encoding TRAP transporter large permease, with translation MLSPAAVAALILLIGIIILIVASVPIAVAIGVPSLLAAMAVLGPENAAQAVTQRMFTGTNSFSLLAIPFFVLAGALMNSGGIAARLIDAAKVLVGRMPASMANTNVVANAMFGAVSGAAVAAASAVGTVMTPRMREDGYSRSYSAAVNVASAPAGMLIPPSNTFIVYSLVSSTSIAALFMAGVGPGLLWVIACLVVGTLLAHRENYRRTTERPSLPLALLTLWRALPSLLMIVIVIGGILFGWFTPTESAAIAVVYCLILGFLYRSIGVRDLPQILLRATRTTSIVMLLVAVSSALSWVMAFARIPQLIADGLLAVSDSKVVILLIMMFILLLIGTFMDPTPAILIFVPIFLPVVTELGVDPVHFGAMVVMNLSVGVITPPVGNVLFVGAQVAGLRIETVIAKLWPFLVAIIIALFVVVFVPQISLWLPETMGLISN, from the coding sequence ATGCTGTCACCTGCCGCAGTCGCCGCGCTGATCCTGCTGATCGGCATCATCATCCTCATCGTCGCCTCGGTGCCCATCGCCGTGGCCATCGGCGTGCCCTCGCTGTTGGCGGCGATGGCCGTCCTCGGCCCCGAGAACGCCGCCCAGGCCGTGACCCAACGCATGTTCACCGGCACGAACTCCTTCAGTCTCCTGGCCATCCCGTTCTTCGTGCTGGCGGGCGCGCTGATGAACTCGGGCGGCATCGCCGCCAGACTCATCGACGCCGCGAAGGTCCTCGTCGGGCGCATGCCCGCCTCCATGGCCAACACCAACGTCGTCGCCAACGCCATGTTCGGTGCCGTCTCCGGCGCGGCGGTCGCCGCCGCCTCGGCCGTCGGCACGGTCATGACCCCCCGCATGCGCGAGGACGGCTACTCCCGTTCCTACTCGGCGGCCGTGAACGTCGCCTCCGCACCCGCGGGCATGCTCATCCCGCCGTCGAACACCTTCATCGTCTACTCCCTGGTGTCCTCGACCTCGATCGCCGCGCTGTTCATGGCCGGCGTCGGCCCCGGCCTGCTGTGGGTGATCGCCTGTCTGGTCGTCGGCACGCTGCTCGCGCACCGGGAGAACTACAGGCGCACCACCGAGCGTCCCTCGCTGCCCCTGGCGCTGCTGACCCTGTGGCGGGCGCTGCCGTCCCTGCTGATGATCGTCATCGTCATCGGCGGCATCCTCTTCGGCTGGTTCACCCCGACCGAATCCGCGGCCATCGCCGTGGTCTACTGCCTGATCCTCGGCTTCCTCTACCGCTCCATCGGGGTCCGCGACCTGCCGCAGATTCTGCTGCGGGCGACCCGCACGACGTCGATCGTGATGCTGCTGGTGGCGGTGTCCTCGGCGCTGTCGTGGGTGATGGCCTTCGCCCGGATCCCGCAGCTGATCGCCGACGGCCTGCTGGCGGTGTCCGACTCCAAGGTCGTGATCCTGCTGATCATGATGTTCATCCTGCTGCTGATCGGCACGTTCATGGACCCGACACCGGCGATCCTGATCTTCGTCCCGATCTTCCTGCCGGTGGTCACCGAGCTGGGGGTGGACCCCGTCCACTTCGGTGCGATGGTCGTGATGAACCTGTCCGTCGGTGTGATCACCCCGCCGGTGGGCAACGTGCTGTTCGTCGGTGCCCAGGTCGCGGGTCTGCGGATTGAAACCGTGATCGCCAAGCTGTGGCCGTTCCTGGTGGCGATCATCATCGCCCTGTTCGTCGTGGTGTTCGTCCCGCAGATCTCCCTGTGGCTGCCGGAGACCATGGGGTTGATATCGAACTGA
- a CDS encoding LysR family transcriptional regulator: MELRQLKYFLAVAEELNFTRAAQRLHMAQPPLSQQVKALEAELGFPLFRRTTRRVELTPAGEYLAHKVQHLFAEVDQTVSEAREIAAGARGIIRIGFVGTASYHIMPEIMAYAREELPDVRVVVEGELLTPQIEERLKQGALDLAVIRPPVTSSEIMVEELRRDPFQVALPENDPLAAEAGPLDIAGLRDRDFVSYPANAAAAISLYAAASETGFLPHVVHQADRTSTLLTLVGAGAGIAVVPAGSVSASRLPVRFRPLTGIPPIGLAVSVLEGTTDPLIGKFSEVIRRVITRKD, from the coding sequence ATGGAATTACGGCAGTTGAAGTACTTCCTCGCGGTCGCTGAGGAGCTGAATTTCACGAGGGCCGCCCAGCGCCTTCATATGGCGCAGCCGCCGCTTTCCCAGCAGGTGAAGGCTCTGGAGGCTGAACTGGGTTTTCCTCTGTTCCGGCGCACCACCCGTCGGGTGGAACTCACGCCGGCAGGGGAGTATCTGGCTCACAAGGTTCAACACCTGTTCGCAGAGGTCGACCAGACTGTCTCTGAGGCCCGGGAGATCGCCGCAGGAGCAAGGGGAATCATCAGAATAGGATTCGTGGGGACAGCCAGCTACCACATCATGCCCGAAATCATGGCGTACGCCCGAGAGGAGCTTCCGGACGTACGCGTTGTCGTCGAAGGGGAGCTGCTCACACCTCAGATTGAGGAACGGCTGAAGCAGGGGGCACTCGACCTGGCGGTCATTCGCCCGCCGGTGACTTCGTCGGAAATCATGGTGGAAGAGCTGCGGCGCGATCCTTTCCAGGTGGCGCTTCCGGAGAACGATCCGCTCGCTGCCGAGGCCGGCCCGCTCGATATCGCCGGCCTCCGTGACCGGGACTTCGTGTCCTATCCGGCGAATGCCGCAGCCGCGATCAGCCTCTATGCGGCGGCCAGTGAGACAGGCTTTCTTCCCCACGTCGTGCATCAGGCCGACCGAACCTCAACGCTGTTGACACTGGTCGGTGCCGGGGCCGGAATCGCGGTCGTGCCGGCGGGCTCGGTGTCGGCGTCCCGGCTCCCGGTCCGCTTCCGACCGTTGACGGGAATCCCACCCATCGGACTGGCCGTCAGCGTGCTTGAAGGGACCACGGATCCGCTGATCGGGAAGTTCAGTGAGGTGATCCGGCGGGTGATCACGCGCAAGGACTGA
- a CDS encoding 2-keto-3-deoxygluconate permease: MDQLLRMIGRIPGALMVVPLFLGAMINTFSPGILEIGSFTTALFKEGTTVLIALFFISVGSQINFKTALPSIEKGAVLMLSKFGVAVAVGLCVAFLTPDGNLWGLLPLAVIAAMSNSSGSLFVALTSQFGSKTDKGSISVLSVNDGPFLTMIALGAAGLADFPLMTLLAAIFPMILGFLLGNLSEIARNFLAPGEKLIIPFAGFAIGAGIDFGELLRSGLIGVLLGLMTLVFSGTATILAVYLWHRIRRHPKSTRNVVAGAAESAVAGNAIATPAAIAAIDPALQAIQAEATAQIATAVVVTTFITPFLVAYVARKQKKFGVAPAAEDALFEGKLEKQSEPATEDSPTTHLSPDRELAVERD; this comes from the coding sequence ATGGACCAACTACTTCGTATGATCGGCAGGATTCCGGGCGCTCTCATGGTCGTGCCCCTTTTCCTCGGCGCGATGATCAACACCTTCTCCCCCGGGATCCTGGAGATCGGCAGTTTCACCACCGCGCTCTTCAAGGAGGGCACCACGGTCCTGATCGCGCTGTTCTTCATCTCGGTCGGCTCCCAGATCAATTTCAAGACCGCACTCCCCTCCATCGAGAAGGGCGCGGTGCTGATGCTCTCCAAGTTCGGCGTCGCCGTCGCCGTGGGTCTGTGCGTCGCGTTCCTCACCCCGGACGGCAATCTCTGGGGCCTGCTGCCGCTGGCGGTCATCGCGGCGATGTCCAACTCGAGCGGCTCCCTCTTCGTTGCCCTGACCTCCCAGTTCGGCTCGAAGACGGATAAGGGTTCGATCTCCGTGCTCTCGGTGAACGACGGCCCCTTCCTGACCATGATCGCGCTCGGGGCCGCGGGCCTGGCCGACTTCCCGCTGATGACCCTGCTGGCGGCGATCTTCCCGATGATCCTCGGCTTCCTGCTGGGCAACCTCTCCGAGATCGCCCGCAACTTCCTCGCCCCCGGCGAGAAGCTCATCATCCCCTTCGCCGGCTTCGCCATCGGCGCAGGCATCGACTTCGGGGAACTGCTGCGTTCCGGACTGATCGGTGTCCTGCTCGGCCTGATGACCCTGGTGTTCTCCGGCACCGCCACCATCCTGGCCGTGTACCTGTGGCACCGGATCCGTCGCCACCCGAAGAGCACCCGCAATGTCGTGGCGGGTGCGGCCGAGTCCGCGGTCGCCGGAAACGCCATCGCCACCCCGGCGGCCATCGCGGCCATCGATCCGGCACTGCAGGCGATACAGGCGGAGGCGACCGCCCAGATCGCCACGGCCGTGGTCGTCACAACATTTATCACCCCGTTCCTCGTCGCGTATGTCGCCCGCAAACAGAAGAAGTTCGGCGTCGCTCCTGCGGCAGAGGACGCACTGTTCGAGGGCAAGCTGGAAAAGCAGTCCGAGCCCGCGACCGAGGACTCCCCCACCACGCACCTCTCCCCTGACCGGGAACTCGCTGTAGAGCGGGACTGA
- a CDS encoding helix-turn-helix domain-containing protein, giving the protein MDKLAWEVLVQRTVMPFGIDMPNSQGFEGRIRSAAFLDTSLFSMTSGPHAAERTQQHIQEQKDAFCVVSFQLAGTLHLTQFGRRAKVETGQFTTYTSDAPVKIEGSKGYRSLSVKIPLTRFRSSPEELHQLSAIRYNAEQGLAPAVQSFLKHLKAGDGSIGQPARAGISHHVVGMIEQMLRDQRTNSEPSETSADELRERCLAFIESNLQNPELNPQLIAESAFISTRYLHQLFSQTEMTVARYVRQRRLERVREDLASPLHAGQPIEQIILRWGIQNVSYFGQVFKKSEGCTPAEFRRRTLGQ; this is encoded by the coding sequence ATGGACAAGTTGGCATGGGAGGTCCTCGTGCAGAGGACGGTGATGCCTTTCGGTATCGACATGCCGAATTCGCAGGGCTTTGAAGGGCGAATCAGATCGGCGGCTTTTCTGGATACAAGCCTGTTTTCCATGACGTCTGGGCCACATGCAGCGGAGCGGACACAACAGCACATTCAGGAACAGAAGGATGCCTTCTGTGTCGTCAGCTTTCAACTGGCGGGAACGCTCCACCTCACACAGTTCGGTCGACGTGCGAAGGTCGAAACCGGACAATTCACCACCTACACCTCAGACGCTCCCGTGAAGATCGAAGGCTCCAAGGGCTATCGCTCATTGAGCGTGAAAATCCCATTGACCCGGTTCCGCAGCTCGCCGGAGGAGCTCCACCAACTCAGCGCCATCCGCTACAACGCGGAGCAGGGACTCGCTCCAGCAGTACAGTCCTTCCTGAAGCACCTCAAGGCCGGTGACGGCTCCATTGGACAGCCAGCGAGGGCGGGCATCTCGCATCACGTTGTAGGGATGATCGAGCAGATGCTTCGCGATCAGAGGACCAATAGCGAACCTTCAGAAACTTCAGCAGATGAATTGCGGGAGCGGTGCCTGGCCTTCATTGAGTCCAACCTGCAGAACCCAGAGCTCAATCCACAACTCATTGCGGAATCCGCCTTCATCTCGACGCGGTATCTCCACCAGCTGTTCTCACAGACCGAGATGACCGTCGCCCGTTACGTACGCCAGCGCCGGCTCGAGCGGGTTCGCGAAGACCTGGCCTCCCCACTTCATGCCGGACAACCTATTGAACAGATCATTCTCCGCTGGGGCATACAGAACGTCTCCTACTTCGGACAGGTCTTCAAGAAATCCGAGGGATGCACTCCGGCGGAGTTTCGACGACGAACGCTGGGACAATAA
- a CDS encoding VOC family protein — translation MTYLLGSHHVTLSVAGAQEDVDFHTRLLGMRFIKKTVLYDGSTPVYHLYYSNANGDPSSVITTFPWAQAGLYGQQGTNQAREVLLAVPSTSLDYWAKRLADHNVDAEQSEIFGERRVSFRHPSGIEYQLVGTDGDPRQGYTGHGVPSEAAIHGIHGVGIHVFDQDRMVDFGNEAFFSQGEITEEGDRARFRAGSDSYGNWIELTGNRTDPQGTWRYGAGTYHHFAWNLDTLENQEKVRFDIEGAGYTDISELKDRTYFKSHYVRSPGGALFELAVTHADGGWDCDESPEELGKRFMLPPQFESERESIMSRLETITTDASIEE, via the coding sequence ATGACTTATCTTCTCGGGTCACACCATGTGACCTTGTCTGTTGCCGGAGCACAGGAAGACGTCGATTTCCACACCCGGCTTCTCGGTATGCGGTTCATCAAGAAGACCGTTCTCTACGATGGTTCGACCCCCGTCTACCACCTCTACTACTCGAACGCGAACGGGGATCCCTCAAGCGTCATCACTACTTTTCCTTGGGCGCAGGCGGGTTTGTACGGGCAGCAGGGCACGAACCAGGCCCGCGAGGTTCTGCTGGCAGTCCCGTCGACCTCCCTGGACTACTGGGCCAAGCGCCTGGCAGACCACAACGTGGATGCGGAGCAGTCCGAAATCTTCGGTGAGCGTCGCGTCTCCTTCCGTCATCCGAGCGGCATCGAGTATCAGCTCGTCGGTACGGATGGTGATCCCCGCCAGGGCTACACCGGGCATGGCGTCCCGTCGGAGGCTGCGATTCACGGCATCCACGGAGTCGGCATCCATGTCTTCGACCAGGATCGCATGGTCGATTTCGGAAACGAGGCGTTTTTCTCCCAGGGAGAGATCACCGAGGAAGGGGACCGCGCTCGCTTCCGCGCAGGTAGCGACTCCTACGGCAACTGGATCGAGCTCACCGGTAATCGCACCGACCCACAGGGAACCTGGCGTTATGGGGCGGGAACTTATCACCATTTCGCGTGGAACCTCGACACCCTGGAGAACCAGGAGAAGGTGAGGTTCGACATCGAAGGTGCCGGCTACACCGACATCTCAGAGCTCAAGGACCGCACCTACTTCAAGTCCCATTACGTTCGCTCGCCCGGTGGGGCTCTCTTCGAGCTCGCGGTAACTCACGCGGACGGCGGCTGGGACTGCGACGAGTCTCCGGAGGAGCTTGGAAAGCGCTTCATGCTGCCGCCCCAGTTCGAGTCCGAACGCGAATCGATCATGTCCCGGCTCGAAACGATCACCACCGACGCCAGTATCGAGGAGTGA